The Latilactobacillus sakei subsp. sakei DSM 20017 = JCM 1157 genome includes a window with the following:
- the glyQ gene encoding glycine--tRNA ligase subunit alpha, protein MVKKLNVQEMILTLQRFWSEKGCMLMQSYDTEKGAGTMSPYTFLRAIGPEPWNAAYVEPSRRPADGRYGENPNRLFQHHQFQVIMKPAPLNIQEFYLDSLRALGIDPLEHDIRFVEDNWENPSMGCAGVGWEVWLDGMEVTQFTYFQQVGGLQCDPVTSEITYGVERLASYIQDVDNVFDLEWGNGVLYGDIFKEPEYEHSKYAFEDSNQEMLLKFFDEYETEAKRLIDLGLVHPAYDYVLKCSHTFNLLDAHGAVSVTERAGYLSRIRRMAHSIAQAFVAEREKRGFPLLKHAQEAKTEVVDHD, encoded by the coding sequence ATGGTTAAAAAGTTGAATGTTCAAGAAATGATTTTAACCTTACAGCGTTTTTGGTCTGAAAAAGGCTGTATGTTGATGCAATCTTATGATACAGAAAAAGGGGCCGGCACAATGAGCCCTTACACGTTCTTACGGGCAATTGGACCAGAACCTTGGAACGCCGCTTACGTGGAACCTTCACGGCGTCCAGCCGATGGCCGTTATGGTGAAAACCCTAACCGTTTATTCCAACATCACCAATTCCAAGTGATCATGAAACCAGCGCCTTTAAATATTCAAGAATTTTATTTGGATAGTTTACGGGCCTTAGGAATCGATCCTTTAGAACATGATATCCGTTTTGTTGAAGATAACTGGGAAAACCCATCAATGGGCTGTGCCGGTGTTGGTTGGGAAGTTTGGTTAGACGGAATGGAAGTCACACAATTCACATACTTCCAACAAGTTGGTGGTTTGCAATGTGACCCTGTCACGAGCGAAATCACATACGGTGTTGAACGTCTCGCTTCTTACATTCAAGATGTTGATAATGTTTTTGATCTTGAATGGGGTAACGGCGTTTTATATGGCGATATTTTCAAAGAACCAGAATATGAACACTCAAAATACGCCTTTGAAGATAGTAATCAAGAAATGCTTTTGAAATTCTTTGATGAATACGAAACAGAGGCCAAACGTTTAATCGATTTAGGTCTTGTTCACCCAGCTTACGATTACGTCTTGAAATGTAGCCATACCTTTAACTTATTGGATGCACACGGTGCTGTTTCCGTTACAGAACGGGCCGGCTACTTGTCACGCATTCGTCGGATGGCACATTCAATCGCACAAGCATTCGTCGCTGAACGTGAAAAACGCGGATTCCCACTATTAAAACATGCACAAGAAGCAAAAACGGAGGTCGTAGATCATGACTAA
- the recO gene encoding DNA repair protein RecO, whose translation MAEHRFEDFNGLVMYRKNYKEKDMLVKILTDRFGKKMFYLRGANKPKFRLSAAILPFTQAEYGGDIRDDGLSFLNNVKSATQFQTISQDLFLNAYATYILNLIDVGFPDSEPLGIWYDKVEQALNLIDEGFDAAMITHIIEIQLLQVFGVQPQLQGCAVCGRTDLAFDYSESYGGLLCQRHWHLDPNRFHSSQRAIYYLRLFSVIDLFKIQSVNVKEATQVELKMIIDRLYQDTVGLSLKSKQFIDKMYSFDSQLPQLKKVPSEIDSTPKDD comes from the coding sequence ATGGCGGAACATCGATTTGAAGACTTTAACGGTCTAGTGATGTATCGAAAGAATTACAAAGAAAAAGATATGTTGGTTAAGATTTTAACCGATCGTTTTGGTAAAAAGATGTTTTACTTGCGTGGGGCCAATAAGCCTAAATTTCGTCTAAGTGCGGCTATTTTGCCGTTTACGCAGGCCGAATATGGTGGCGATATTCGCGATGATGGCTTATCATTTTTGAATAATGTGAAGTCAGCCACGCAATTTCAAACGATCAGTCAGGATTTATTTTTAAATGCTTATGCGACTTATATCCTGAACTTAATTGATGTCGGCTTTCCGGACAGTGAACCATTAGGTATCTGGTATGATAAGGTTGAACAGGCGTTAAATCTGATTGATGAAGGTTTTGATGCCGCGATGATTACCCATATTATTGAAATTCAATTACTACAGGTGTTTGGCGTCCAACCGCAATTACAAGGATGTGCCGTTTGTGGCCGAACTGATTTAGCGTTTGATTACTCTGAGAGTTACGGGGGGCTTTTGTGCCAACGTCATTGGCATTTAGATCCCAATCGTTTCCACAGTAGTCAGCGGGCAATCTATTACCTTCGGTTGTTTTCCGTGATTGATCTGTTTAAGATTCAATCGGTGAACGTGAAGGAAGCCACTCAGGTCGAACTCAAAATGATTATTGACCGACTCTATCAAGATACTGTAGGCCTGTCATTGAAGAGTAAGCAATTCATCGATAAGATGTACAGTTTCGATAGTCAATTACCACAATTAAAAAAAGTGCCGTCAGAAATTGACAGCACACCAAAAGACGACTAA